cgtcccaattggcattggaaaaaacagcaccgtgtttgctctaagcatttcgaaaaagttttattaacattgaaataagttatcaaacatatgtgacatgaatgataccgctgtgttttaattttattgtcccattttagtagcttctgtcaaatcacacctcttgggtatcttttaatccctaagaaagtcagaaaagaacagaaggcgtactggctttctcctaaacgaaattccggctgatttcttgtttgttacttacagcggtttccattccttccgaaatttctaacattttcttaatttaataatctaaatgcttgaccatttttgtttgaatgacgtttcggaaggcatcaaactgctgtaaatagcaaatgaaaattggacaaaatttagctcgaagaaagccggtagttatagaactagtttttttttttagtttattgtattttaacagcttcttaacgagtgtttttatatatccagacttcttttggtacttgaataccaaatcaggatattgatatctttttttagcctttatctaaaatagcaatttgcaacggtttgtagttgactgaccgaaaagtgtttattttagcaggtttGTGAATTTACcgtagccgatagacaaagtatctatcgatatcgataagatatcagaagggatcgcaacacaattaaatttcttgctgtctaagacagagtacgctcaaatgtcatagtgttacttctatgcttgtcattatTCTGAGACCTACCCTAAAAATATCGAAAACTATTTATGTTATAagtacaattaccgcaatcttatatctatgctacgaACTGAAATACAGTgccactaaaaacataaatggctatgttcattttaatacgatttattcgccattttattttaagtctcatttagacctgtaaacagagatgatcCCGTgtaagataacatcaaatatttcaagatatttaacatatttctgtaaaccagtaaggtgaatacatagtttaaaccttttgttttaacttcctgcctgaattttatttatatatactaaaataaaggattttttataaatgcgaaaaaatttacctaaaaattgtcgagtagggcaagtgcgccatagttaatagtcgtatagcgcacttgcccctgatccatatataaccaaccttttttgagaataagttttactaatatgaattattattattaaaatgttatacttaacagcagaattttttgtactcaaggtattttgttttgagccgacttaaataaaagggggTATTAGttaaagaaaaactgaaataccttagttcagagcaactttacgtgaataggttgcaactgttcgatcaggcacgttatctggatataatgcagctaaaatatatcaaatgtcataaggccaaattctaagtaattgagttataacgcattcaaaattgttaattcctacatttttgtatgtttttttttttactttttagaaataaaatggattttatattagggctaccatttttttattccaacatatcccgcacacaaaactctaatatagcaaaaaaaatctaaaatgttttgaagccctgatttacatatatatggcgcacttaccccgaatttgatttgacagccatattttgttataatactgagtgattaaaaattatccaagagcaatgcgagtaaaacttatttctctatggactaaaatgagtgttttctttataatgtttcatattggcgtttttttttacacaggcacacttaccccatttccagaGGCAAGTGcacctactaccattttttgttactttgagcaaaatattattaatttatggtccgatttccttgaatggctataggttgttatcacaaaataccaaatattcttaaattaataaaattacattcttaagtcagcacaaaaagaaatgatattgcattgaatccagctatgaaaattttatggcgcactttccTCGACTGACCTTAACTGGTTGAGATACTAAGTACATCAGCCATTTTTAATAGAGATGAAACAATAGGATACGATCTGTATACTGATCAAAGTATCTTCATCATACTAGATCTGGAGTATGCCTACTGGGGAaaccatgtaaaaaaaatgtgccaAGTACATTACCTCGTAGATGGTGCGGAAATGTGtgcatacatatattaataatctGTACATATGAAGGAGTGGCgaacaaataaatttttcaacTTTTAAAATAGCGATATCTCGCGAACGGTGAttcgtatgaaaaaaaagtattagAGCAATTGTTGTAGAGAATTGTATGATCTACAAGTACTGTCTGACCTATTTTTCGATAATACCTCCAGTTTCAGAGAAAAATGGGAAAAACCGAAATTTttgacctttgaccttgaataaaatcTTTTGAACACATAGGATCGAAGTGggacttttgacattttattggttATGATGTATTTAACGTCTATACCAATTTCCAGCTCTATGTGAATttttcttaaggcgatacctcaaggtccattttcatacattttgtttcacctttaatctgggtattaaaacgtaaaataattaataatcatggatatttcggcctttaaaatttaatatgacgaaattttaaaggccgaaatatccaggattattaattatttgtacgtgtttcttcaactgcgagaactaatcactaactagacgtgaatttaaattctttacttgccaatacttgtttagttacccagattaaaggtgaaacaaaatgtatgaaaatggaccttgaggtatcgccttaactcacaggtttttttttgtctacttTGACTGGACTATTAATTGATAATATGTACATACTAATATTATCTACGTTTTAAGACGCACGTCATGACCTAtccaatataaatatcattatcaactttttaaagttttagcTTACATTCTCTTTTTTCTTTTAGTTTAGATTCCTTAATTTGttcttgaattttaattttttctatggTCGCGTCCACAGAATCATCCATTTTTCCGCAAAATAGCGCCGCAATaacttgtttataaattaattattatcatcaattacacaataataatttacagttaTTGTGGATGAATGTTGTAAATTGCGGCTAGGCTCATGCTAATAATTGATTGCTAGGCCGTAACGgctaaactgttttttttttaatagttaagTATCTGCTTATGCAAATGAATCATATCCATAAGATACCTACAATGCGATTCAACATTGGAGTGACCAAAAAATTGAggtccacaattcgtaagcggggatTCTCgtaaatttatctggtttgatagtaaaatacttactaaaatgttggcttgacttcacctatcaatgtacatacatacgtagATAATATTGACaggggtcgtaagaggcacagtgaccccaacataacagACGCCTTCCGCGAAGGAAGGGCGGcagttgtaatgcactttctctggGACACCAAAAAAAAGGTCCAATGGgaccagcaaaattttaaaaggggtctatgagaaaaatatAGTTTGGGCTGTTCTAAAGAGGATtccttaacttttttttttttttgttgtcatgGATATGAGATATAGTGACTATAGCAACAAGTGATAGTTATTGAGGAATAAATACCTAATTCTCTTTGACCTAATAAGACGTGGGAAGAACAATAAAttgtagataataaaaaaagtgtttctAAACATTGCTTAATAATGCAGAAACCTGATGCCAATGGTTTTATAAATGTCAATTGGCCAAGTACTAATGTTCCGTACGGaggtattttccatacaaagaTTGCAGCGCCTACATCAGAACAACGAGACTTTCTTAAAAGTACGTAATTATCTACCAAttcaacttattttataatagatagGTTCACATAAGTAcaccagaaataaaaattgaacaTGTTTAACCGAGGGATTATATTCGGTTTGTGCATACTTAATGCATTTTATGTAAGGTTGAATGCctaccaaagacattaaactaagtatatagttagttataaaccGGACAACAGGGCCAAATATTTGCTCCAAATTACcaattagatattaatacaaaaataagatatttactgaaaatatgGTAATAGGTAAGTATTAGCATtgaaaacgtgcaaatcatgatatggaaaatatataaagtattttacattgaaattttctatttcacggtagattgagtaaccatcacatcaCATATAAGcgtaaattttttgtatgacaatcttcccaatgttcgTTCTATATTATCTTAGAACACTTTGATGCCTACccaaagatgtttttattacgtcATTGTGCCTACCTATCTATTGTTTCATAACCTAGACTGAATTAGACGCGTAGTAGGGATcgaataatttaatcaattcGTTTCTCTTTAAATCTTTGTAAAAGAAagctaagtaatatttaatcaatTCGTTTCTCTTTAAAGTTCTACTAGAAGAATCTAAACTAAATATAGCTCAGCGTAAAAAGGACTCCCCCGTAATTTctcctgaaaataaaaaaaccgaaaaaaatacttcaagACCAGCCGTCCGTCCTCGCACATCACGACGTCGCTCTTTATCGACTATTAGGGGATCTGAAGCAATCGATGACTTTCAGTAAGTACTTACCCATGCATAATAATAGGTAAGTATGTACACACTTACTACCTTATTGGTCTCTGCTTACTACATAGGTGATAGCGATGCTAGTGAAGTTCTAGCCATGCGCAATTTATTCGTCATTTTTGAACTGATTATACTTAGAAGTAAGAAGGTACAATCTCAATATCATCACATTAGCTAAATTAAATAGCGCCCGAGACGTCCCgatcacatcttgggacggaatccacgtggcgaaaattgggtgtaCGGGCTGCGCCTCTGCCCACTACTTCAGGGATAAAAGACGTGAACGTACATACTAATAATCACACAAATTCAAGTTTTAACTTAGTATATATGTACCTAGCTACTATTTCTATTGTAAGACATTGGCCATcgagtataattataaaaatatattaaataataacttagtaggtaaaaattattttaggcgTCGTTGATAGGTCTCTGGTCCGTGAGACTATGACTAGAAATAATATCTATAGCATCGCAATGTTTATTACGCCTCCAAAATAGCACTGTGAAAGTACTGAGTACTGGCAAAAAGCCTTGCCACGCATGGTTTATAAGATAACATGTATACCAAACAgctttctgaaaaaaaaaagtgtaacaaaaatatcaatgaaaaacTGTGCATAGTATTGAGTTACTAATTGAAGCAAGCACTGgcaatttagataattatagcaaagaaaatataataacaggAGAGTCATCACGCCACACTAGCACAGTTTTACTCAGTAGGTTTTATGAGTTACAAATTACGTTGTAGGTGCATAATATGTACAatacctataattatatttggtcCCAAGTAagaaactgtttttatttaaaattttaggtaTTGCCCACAAAAACGTGGTATGGATAGAGAAAAGATGAAAGAGAAACTAGCAAACTTGATGACATATGGCGATAATGATAATCAAATAGTAGTACCATCGTCACCATGTTTTGGCTCGAAACCACTTCCTAAATTACCAACTTCTAAGGACATGAAGAAAGAatgtaagattttatttttatgattttgatcatattattgattatattatgattcGTTTATCTTGACGTTTATGTTTAAGTACCGAATTCTCTTTTGTCTAACTTACATACTATAAGAATCACTTTGAGACATGAGTACCTACTTacccattatttattttttatttttagtgataAATCAAATTTGTGAAAGAATGAAATGGCTCGCGGAAATGGAATGTTTGGGTCAAGCCGAGCcgcacaaaataattatcaacgATCAAATAGCAGAGCGTATTCGGGCACTCGACGCTTTGGGCATCGATACCGAAGGTTCATCAGCTAGATCTACGGCTTCGGGTTTTAGTACAACCAGGAGCAGGGAGCAATTGCAACTAAATAAACCATTAACGAAAAATGGCACTAGTTCAGGTTAAtatatgtttcaataattttgtattttatgtaacaaatagGCCTTTTGATAGACAACGATAGGCAAAGTGGGGGAAAATTGATTGAATCCAAAATAAAGAACTCGACTTTACCTGTATTATTATACTTAGCAATCGACGCGACGTAGCAAATGGCAGTTACCAATGGATCATTTTCATAAATTCATATCCCGTATTCGGTGACATCATGCATGCGGTATGACCGAGTTGATGACTAATTAAGATGAAGCATATTAGTTAGTTTATtgcatactagcttttgcccgcggctccgcccgcgttataaagttttccgggctaaagttttccgttataaaagtcacgctatatattttcccgggagcctatgttcttcccagggtctcaaactgtctccatgccgaattttatcctaatacgttgggtagtttttgagtttaacacgttcgggcagatcgatgcagcgggggactttgttttatgatatatttttgtagaactctttaagaggaacaatcccgtcatacattattgttgcataactttaaccgtttacgcagcgcacgcaacagaagctctcaaaactaataaattgtccccgtttttgcatcatgtttcattactgctccgctcctattggtcatagcgtgacgatatataacctatagcactccaggaacaaagggctatccaacacaaaaatattttttcagttcgaaccggtagtacctgagattagcgattactggtccgctcctattggtcatagcgtgacgatatataacctatagcattccaggaacaaagggctatccaacacaaaaagaattattcagttcaaactcctagtttctgagataagccattactgctctgctcctattggtcatagcgtgatgatatatagcctatagcacttcacgaacaaagggctatccaatacaaaatgattttttttagttcgaaccggtagttcctgagattagccattactgctctgctcctattgggtatagcgtgatgatatatagcctatagcactccacgaacaaaaggctatccaacggaAAAAGAtattttcggtttggaccggtagttcctgagattagccattactgctccgctcctattgggtatagcgtgatgatatatagcctatagcactccacgaacaaagggctatccaatgcaaaaagaatttttcagttcagaccggtagttcctgagattaggcattactgctccgctcctatcgggtatagcgtgatgatatatagcctatagcactccacgaacatagggctatccaacgcaaaaacaatttttcagtttggaccggtagttcctgagattagcgcgttcaaacaaacaaactcttcagctttatataatagtatagattaaagtaataaaaaaaggtagGTTGcttaaatatctattaattGCATAAGTCTGACAGTTTCAGATATTACAATCTACGTAAGTACTTATCTACACCATAAACCCTAGTCATTTCATTGGCTTCAAAGTCTTCCCAGCGATATGCAGGCGTTGTCGTTTCGGTATGCCTGGTGCACGTGCTATTATAGACGTAATCCTCATAGTTCGTATGAACTTACAAAATTCATTATACAACGTCGCTATTCGCATTGGCTCATCGTGCAATGGGGCATTGCACGATGTGCTGTTTTAAAAAAGGGAAGACGTGGATTCGATTCCCGCGTGGaagtagttttttatattatgattcgCGAATATTAATTGTGTGTCGATGTCCTCAGTAGTACCTGGCACCAACAACTGAACGCTTATATTTTAGTGTGGGGTCACAACtataagtgtaattttttaatgttttggaaTGTCAATTAAGAAATTTGATAGATTATCTGGAAACTACTATAACCTACGTAAATAACTGGCGACATCTTAATAAATGTACATGTGTCGTggacattttaataacatagatAATGCTTTTTCAGCATGCTCAATGCAGAGAAAAGTCTCTGTAACACCCGTGCTCCACGTTTCTAGAAGTAACCGAGAAGAAAATGTAGCAAGCTACGGCCAATTGCCGTCACTACAATATTCGCCGCGGCGACGTGTTTGATTATTAAATTCTCAATTTGTATTTTCGCTTTATGTaccattatttttcataaataaataatcaattaaaaatattttttattttaaccagtCTATacattctttaaaaaataaaaatattggaagattgttattatttatgagaACTAGTACAATTATTATCAATCATGGTTTTGTTAGCATTTACATGCACACAGTGTTTTAAGTTGTAAGTAAATTTCCATTCATTTGCTTAGTACTTGTAGTGTTTTTTTGGACTCCATTGAACAAGTGTTAATGGAGAGATCATGCTTCCTGCAATTGAGTAGAGTAAcagaaattaaattcattattatagGTACTGTGttcattaatatgtaattaatcaaTTACTACAATTTTTGAAACTTTGGCCTCAGATTCTGCTTCAAATGTAGTTTTCCTTTTCTTGAATGATTTTACTTGATGAGCCATCTCTCtacttgtttcttttttattattctgagaAAGTGGTGTATATTTTCTTATTGgcattttcaaagaaaaatttGTATCATGAATTGAATCCATACATGGgccttttttaatataacttattgtagtgtatGATGTAAAATGAAAGTCTTCAACAAGGTAATTTTCCACTAATAAGAATGCAAGGACATCCTCTGCCACTTCACGGGATAACTTTGGTAACTTTCCTTTATGTCTGAGTGCCACAGGTCCTTTTAAAAACCATgcatctaataatttatttgctgtaAGCTTTGTGTCTTGATTTTCTGCAATTTCTATAATAGATACCAGAGTTTTACAATGCCATTGTAAATCAATTTCTTCTATTTCACTTTGTTCATCACTACAAATATCACACATTTTATTGCAGTCTGTGTCACCCCAGTCCTCATCAAAATGCTCAGCAATGAGTTGTCTCCTGCATGTTGCACCATTGAGACAGTACTTGACCATGCCATATAAATGGTCCAAATTACCTATTGAACTAAACACCATTGAGCTAACTTTGAAAATGTCCTGCATACGATACATAGTAACGCACTCTGCATGGTTGCCATCTCTGCCAGCTCTTCCACTTTCTTGATAATAATTCTCCATAGTTTTGCTTATAGTGTGGTGAATGACAAACCTAACATCTGGTTTGTCTATGCCCATTCCAAATGCAACTGTTGCTGCTAAGGcttggtattttttttcatgccaCTTGGTGTGAACTTTAGTTCTATCATTTGCATCTAAATTAGCATGGTAACAACCCACTTTTAATCCTCTTTTAGTTAACTCTATTGCTATATCCTCAGAATCTTTTATactattagtataaattattccAGTTTCTCCTCTGTAACGGTGCTTTAACAAATTTTCTATTATTGATATACATTCATCCTGTGATGTgggtttctttattattttataatataaattagggCGGTTAAATGTGGATTTTATAACCAGACTGCCGGGGATACTGAGCATTTTTTGAACATCTGACAAAACATGAGCAGTGGCTGTTGCAGTCAAACCCAGGATTGGAGTTTTTTGGAACATACCTGATAAAATGCCCAGATATTTGTAATCAGGTCGAAAATCATGACCCCATTGTGAACAGCAATGAACTTCATCTATTGCAATTCTTTGCAATCTGCCATTAGcataacatttttgtaaattggCCATAAATCTTTTGCTCTTAGCAAAGCGCTCTGGAGTAACATATAGAAGCTTCATATTGCAATGTTTATCACTAATTGTGTGTAAAATTTCTGTTATTTGTTCTTTAGGAGTGGTACTTGTGATATATTTTACAGCAATCTGTTTTGAAGTAAGTGAGCGGACTTGGTCCTCAATGAGGGACACGAGAGGACTCACAACAATGGTCAATCCCCCCTGAACCATAGCAGGCAGTTGATAGCATAGACTTTTCCCTGCTCCAGTAGGCATAACAGCAATAACATGTTGGCCTGATAATGTTGCATTTATGACACTTAATTGTTTGGGTCGAAATGACTCTAACTGAAATACTATTTGTAAAATATCCTTTACATCATTTGACCATGTATAGTTAGTGCCTTCCCAATCAACTTC
This genomic window from Manduca sexta isolate Smith_Timp_Sample1 chromosome 12, JHU_Msex_v1.0, whole genome shotgun sequence contains:
- the LOC115441549 gene encoding UPF0193 protein EVG1 homolog codes for the protein MQKPDANGFINVNWPSTNVPYGGIFHTKIAAPTSEQRDFLKILLEESKLNIAQRKKDSPVISPENKKTEKNTSRPAVRPRTSRRRSLSTIRGSEAIDDFQYCPQKRGMDREKMKEKLANLMTYGDNDNQIVVPSSPCFGSKPLPKLPTSKDMKKELINQICERMKWLAEMECLGQAEPHKIIINDQIAERIRALDALGIDTEGSSARSTASGFSTTRSREQLQLNKPLTKNGTSSACSMQRKVSVTPVLHVSRSNREENVASYGQLPSLQYSPRRRV
- the LOC115441535 gene encoding ATP-dependent DNA helicase Q1 translates to MTPAQELEEELKNVDTELGVVESEIVKLKSRQRMLHEKKNSLKHAINKLKSDKLAEVDWEGTNYTWSNDVKDILQIVFQLESFRPKQLSVINATLSGQHVIAVMPTGAGKSLCYQLPAMVQGGLTIVVSPLVSLIEDQVRSLTSKQIAVKYITSTTPKEQITEILHTISDKHCNMKLLYVTPERFAKSKRFMANLQKCYANGRLQRIAIDEVHCCSQWGHDFRPDYKYLGILSGMFQKTPILGLTATATAHVLSDVQKMLSIPGSLVIKSTFNRPNLYYKIIKKPTSQDECISIIENLLKHRYRGETGIIYTNSIKDSEDIAIELTKRGLKVGCYHANLDANDRTKVHTKWHEKKYQALAATVAFGMGIDKPDVRFVIHHTISKTMENYYQESGRAGRDGNHAECVTMYRMQDIFKVSSMVFSSIGNLDHLYGMVKYCLNGATCRRQLIAEHFDEDWGDTDCNKMCDICSDEQSEIEEIDLQWHCKTLVSIIEIAENQDTKLTANKLLDAWFLKGPVALRHKGKLPKLSREVAEDVLAFLLVENYLVEDFHFTSYTTISYIKKGPCMDSIHDTNFSLKMPIRKYTPLSQNNKKETSREMAHQVKSFKKRKTTFEAESEAKVSKIVVID